The Methanoculleus marisnigri JR1 genome window below encodes:
- the ablB gene encoding putative beta-lysine N-acetyltransferase, with protein MSPDTVTTIDGTLVQHGRLSDRIYVMHLSPADLPGILDDLDALAQRERYTKIFVKVPASALPLFIARGYIVEARVPRFFRGREDGYFAAKFFDADRRQESADVAAVIAAVREKAGDARPAGLPPGWKYAPGSEDDADDLAALYGEVFATYPFPIADPGYLRETMAGDYRYFTVRTADGRLAAASSAEIYREDENVEMTDFAVHPDFRGQNLSGLLLSRMEGEMRAAGMKTAFTIARALSYPINATFARAGYAWGGTLVNNTNICGGFESMNVWYRPLVR; from the coding sequence ATGAGTCCTGATACCGTCACGACGATCGACGGCACCCTCGTCCAGCACGGACGGTTGAGCGACCGGATCTACGTGATGCACCTCTCGCCCGCCGACCTTCCTGGAATTCTCGACGACCTCGATGCGCTCGCACAGAGAGAGCGCTACACGAAGATATTTGTAAAAGTGCCGGCCTCCGCCCTCCCGCTCTTCATCGCCCGGGGCTACATCGTCGAGGCGCGGGTTCCCCGGTTCTTCCGGGGCAGGGAGGACGGGTATTTCGCGGCGAAGTTCTTCGATGCGGATCGCAGGCAGGAGTCGGCCGATGTCGCCGCGGTCATCGCGGCCGTCCGCGAGAAGGCCGGCGATGCCCGCCCCGCCGGCCTCCCGCCGGGCTGGAAGTATGCGCCCGGGTCAGAGGACGACGCCGACGACCTGGCCGCGCTCTACGGCGAGGTCTTTGCGACCTACCCGTTTCCCATCGCCGATCCCGGCTACCTGCGGGAGACGATGGCCGGGGACTACCGCTACTTCACCGTCCGCACCGCCGACGGCCGGCTTGCCGCGGCCTCCTCGGCGGAGATCTACCGCGAGGACGAGAACGTCGAGATGACCGATTTCGCCGTGCACCCGGATTTCCGGGGCCAAAACCTCTCGGGCTTGCTCCTCTCCCGGATGGAGGGGGAGATGCGGGCGGCCGGGATGAAGACCGCCTTCACCATCGCCCGGGCGCTCTCCTACCCGATCAACGCCACGTTCGCCCGGGCGGGGTATGCGTGGGGCGGGACGCTCGTCAACAACACCAACATCTGCGGCGGGTTCGAGAGCATGAACGTCTGGTATCGGCCACTCGTGAGGTGA
- the tfrA gene encoding fumarate reductase (CoM/CoB) subunit TfrA, producing MHVDEIVDAHVLVVGSGGAGVRAAIEASRYGGVVMVSKTIAGKGGCTTMAEGGYNAVLRDRDSVDVHREDTLSGGAYLNDPALVDALVREAPERMADLVRWGAVFDVTEAREVAQRPFGGQRFPRTCYAGDRTGHEMIMTLLDRLDATDTHLYQEVSVVDFVKDENGAVAGAIALDRDGDVVLFRSDATVLATGGGTQVYDISTNSAAGTGDGFAMAYRAGAELIDMEMIQFHPTGAVYPYDARGRLVTEAVRGEGGLLLNARRERFMERYDPERMELSTRDVVARAIATEVLEGRGTGRGGVYLDVTHLPAETIETRLPVMLEQYLAYGVDIRREPMEVAPTAHHIMGGVRITPECRTTIPGLFACGEVTGGVHGANRLGGNALADTQVFGKRAGEFAGKAPARSGRIDPARIDEVTRMLGGFYEGAISPADVRKDLKLTMWNQAGIFRSAPDLRTALGHVRRLADKRLCAASTVNLLECCTVRNMCTTASLIVRCALLRPENRGAHVRRDADVATEPATSPFSHTYVSLTREGIERREAAA from the coding sequence ATGCATGTAGACGAGATTGTGGACGCGCATGTGCTGGTTGTCGGAAGCGGCGGCGCCGGGGTGCGGGCCGCCATCGAGGCCTCCCGGTACGGCGGCGTGGTCATGGTCTCCAAGACCATCGCCGGCAAAGGCGGGTGCACGACGATGGCGGAAGGCGGCTACAACGCCGTGCTGCGGGACCGGGACTCGGTCGACGTCCACCGCGAGGATACGCTCTCGGGCGGGGCGTATCTCAACGACCCGGCACTCGTGGACGCGCTGGTCCGCGAGGCCCCCGAGCGGATGGCGGACCTTGTCCGGTGGGGCGCCGTCTTCGACGTCACGGAGGCGCGAGAGGTCGCGCAACGGCCGTTCGGCGGCCAGCGGTTCCCCCGGACCTGCTACGCCGGGGACCGGACCGGCCACGAGATGATCATGACCCTCCTCGACCGGCTCGACGCGACCGATACGCACCTCTACCAGGAGGTCTCGGTCGTCGACTTCGTCAAGGACGAGAACGGGGCGGTCGCCGGCGCGATTGCTCTCGACCGGGACGGAGACGTCGTGCTCTTCCGCTCCGACGCGACGGTGCTCGCGACCGGCGGAGGGACGCAGGTCTACGATATATCCACGAACTCCGCCGCCGGAACCGGGGACGGGTTCGCGATGGCCTACCGGGCGGGGGCGGAGCTGATCGATATGGAGATGATCCAGTTCCACCCGACCGGGGCGGTCTACCCCTACGACGCCCGTGGCCGCCTGGTGACGGAAGCCGTCCGGGGCGAGGGAGGACTTCTCCTGAACGCGCGGCGGGAGCGGTTCATGGAGCGCTACGACCCCGAGCGGATGGAACTCTCCACCCGGGACGTGGTTGCGCGGGCGATCGCGACCGAAGTGCTGGAGGGCCGGGGGACGGGCCGCGGCGGGGTCTACCTGGACGTGACCCACCTCCCGGCAGAGACGATCGAGACACGGCTTCCGGTGATGCTCGAACAGTACCTCGCCTACGGCGTGGATATCCGGCGGGAGCCGATGGAGGTGGCCCCGACCGCCCACCATATCATGGGCGGGGTCAGGATCACCCCGGAGTGCCGGACGACCATCCCCGGCCTCTTCGCCTGCGGCGAGGTTACCGGCGGGGTGCACGGCGCAAACCGCCTCGGGGGGAACGCCCTCGCGGACACGCAGGTCTTCGGAAAGCGGGCCGGGGAGTTTGCCGGGAAGGCGCCCGCACGGAGCGGCCGGATCGATCCCGCCCGGATCGATGAGGTGACCCGGATGCTCGGCGGATTCTACGAGGGGGCAATAAGCCCCGCGGATGTCAGGAAGGACCTGAAACTCACGATGTGGAACCAGGCCGGAATCTTCCGGAGCGCCCCCGACCTCCGGACGGCGCTCGGGCACGTTCGCCGACTTGCCGACAAACGGCTCTGCGCCGCCTCGACCGTGAACCTGCTTGAATGCTGCACCGTCCGGAACATGTGCACCACGGCATCCCTGATCGTCCGGTGCGCCCTCCTGCGGCCGGAGAACCGGGGAGCCCACGTCCGGCGGGATGCCGACGTGGCGACCGAACCGGCGACGTCGCCGTTCTCCCACACCTACGTCTCGCTCACCCGGGAGGGGATCGAGCGGCGGGAGGCGGCGGCATGA
- the kamA gene encoding lysine 2,3-aminomutase, with the protein MAILSTNQQEIAERIDAGAAAEVWRDWRWHVRHAITEISTFERLLGVSFGKDERRELEETASRFPLRITPYYLSLIDAKDLWNDPIFMQCFPSPAELQVEPDDMEDPLAEDADHPAPCITHRYPDRVLFLVSNVCAMYCRHCTRKRKVGDVDSIPSEAEVIESLDYIRENPGIRDVLLSGGDPFMLPDDRLDWILTELDDIEHVEVVRIGTRTPVVLPYRITEELCAMLARHHPLWVNTHFNHPAEITASSQKALARLADAGIPLGNQTVLLAGVNDCSRIMKTLVHKLVRNRVRPYYLYQCDLSEGLAHFRTPVSKGIEIIENLIGHTSGFAVPTYVIDAPGGGGKIPVMPQYLISWSTNRVVLRNFEGVITTYREPDSYEPVWCDRKCATCGQYLRLEGADESKAVGIVKLLSDEDPTTALVPEHTERFERRNES; encoded by the coding sequence ATGGCCATTTTATCAACCAACCAGCAGGAGATAGCAGAAAGAATCGATGCAGGTGCCGCCGCGGAAGTCTGGCGGGACTGGAGGTGGCATGTCCGGCATGCGATCACTGAGATCTCCACGTTCGAGCGGCTGCTCGGCGTATCGTTCGGGAAGGACGAGCGGCGGGAGCTGGAAGAGACCGCGAGCAGATTCCCCTTGAGGATAACGCCGTACTACCTCTCGCTCATCGATGCGAAGGATCTCTGGAACGACCCGATCTTCATGCAATGCTTCCCGTCGCCGGCGGAACTGCAGGTCGAACCCGACGACATGGAGGACCCGCTTGCCGAGGACGCCGACCACCCGGCTCCCTGCATCACCCACCGCTACCCCGACCGGGTGCTCTTTTTAGTCAGCAACGTCTGCGCCATGTACTGCCGGCACTGCACCCGGAAGCGGAAGGTCGGGGACGTCGACTCCATCCCCTCGGAGGCCGAGGTCATCGAGAGCCTCGACTACATCCGGGAGAACCCCGGGATCCGGGACGTCCTCCTCTCCGGGGGCGACCCGTTCATGCTCCCCGACGACCGCCTCGACTGGATCCTGACCGAGCTCGACGACATCGAGCACGTCGAGGTGGTCAGGATCGGCACCCGGACTCCGGTCGTCCTTCCCTACCGGATCACGGAGGAACTCTGCGCGATGCTTGCCCGGCACCACCCGCTCTGGGTGAACACCCACTTCAACCACCCGGCGGAGATCACCGCGTCCTCGCAGAAGGCGCTCGCACGGCTTGCCGATGCCGGCATACCGCTCGGCAACCAGACCGTCCTCCTGGCGGGGGTGAACGACTGCTCCCGGATCATGAAGACCCTGGTGCACAAACTCGTCAGGAACCGGGTCCGGCCCTACTACCTCTACCAGTGCGACCTCTCCGAGGGGCTCGCTCACTTCCGCACCCCGGTCTCGAAGGGGATCGAGATCATCGAGAACCTCATCGGGCACACCAGCGGGTTTGCCGTCCCGACCTACGTCATCGACGCCCCCGGCGGCGGGGGGAAGATCCCGGTGATGCCCCAGTACCTCATCTCCTGGTCCACGAACCGGGTGGTGCTGCGCAACTTCGAGGGCGTGATCACCACCTACCGCGAGCCCGACTCCTATGAGCCGGTCTGGTGCGACCGCAAGTGCGCGACCTGCGGGCAGTACCTGAGGCTCGAGGGCGCGGACGAGTCCAAAGCGGTCGGGATCGTCAAACTCCTCTCGGACGAGGACCCGACGACAGCACTCGTCCCGGAGCACACCGAGCGGTTCGAGCGGAGAAATGAGTCCTGA
- the tfrB gene encoding fumarate reductase (CoM/CoB) subunit TfrB, whose amino-acid sequence MKTITLRVSRFDPAADAEPHFEEYIVQVNEGARVLHALHAVRDEHDPTLAYRYCCGSGQCGSCAVQVDGKPVLACMEEARDGMTVEPLALPVLKDLMVDLEPVIAKIARICPAPDAALPAREEIEAIKPLRDCIECLCCVSACPALQVTDFAGPTVLRQEMRLALDPRDSGDRITDAIEKGLFYCTTCKRCTEVCPKEIDVPGKAIEKLREIANRRGLTLPRHQEVARLVQETGRSVERTQPTFLEQVPEVIEPDGPVRGEVGFFVGCMFNGRVPQTALDAMEVMKRNGIRVIVPHDQVCCGSPLIRTGQTSFVDDLKQKNIEAFASRGIKTVMTICAGCGATLKNDYETPFEVKDVTEILTEYGIELPSKLDVRATYHDPCHLLRGQGISEQPRTLLRLGVREFVEMPTQCCGAGGGVRSGVPEEAKALGAKRDECVKGTGADVVVTVCPFCEFHIADCTDVPVKNLTTILLEGYRKKDAERKGSS is encoded by the coding sequence ATGAAGACGATCACCCTCCGGGTCTCGCGTTTCGACCCCGCCGCGGACGCGGAGCCACACTTCGAGGAGTACATCGTCCAGGTCAACGAGGGCGCCCGGGTGCTCCACGCCCTCCACGCCGTCCGCGACGAGCACGACCCGACCCTCGCCTACCGCTACTGCTGCGGGTCCGGGCAGTGCGGGAGCTGCGCTGTCCAGGTGGACGGGAAGCCCGTCCTCGCCTGTATGGAGGAGGCCCGTGACGGGATGACGGTCGAGCCGCTGGCGCTCCCGGTCTTGAAAGACCTGATGGTCGACCTGGAGCCGGTGATAGCAAAGATCGCCCGGATCTGCCCTGCGCCGGACGCTGCCCTCCCGGCACGGGAGGAGATCGAGGCGATCAAGCCGCTCCGGGACTGCATCGAGTGCCTCTGCTGCGTATCGGCCTGCCCGGCGCTCCAGGTGACGGATTTCGCGGGGCCGACGGTGCTCCGCCAGGAGATGCGCCTCGCCCTCGACCCCCGTGACTCGGGTGACCGGATCACCGACGCGATCGAGAAAGGGCTCTTCTACTGCACGACCTGCAAGCGCTGCACGGAGGTCTGCCCCAAAGAGATCGACGTCCCGGGCAAAGCCATCGAAAAACTCCGCGAGATCGCGAACCGCCGCGGCCTGACCCTCCCCCGCCACCAGGAGGTGGCGCGGCTGGTGCAGGAAACCGGCCGGAGCGTGGAGCGGACGCAGCCGACCTTCCTCGAACAGGTGCCGGAGGTGATCGAGCCCGACGGCCCCGTCCGCGGCGAGGTGGGGTTCTTCGTCGGGTGCATGTTCAACGGCCGGGTGCCGCAGACGGCACTCGACGCGATGGAGGTCATGAAGCGCAACGGCATCCGGGTGATCGTCCCCCACGACCAGGTCTGCTGCGGTTCGCCGCTGATCCGGACGGGGCAGACGTCATTCGTCGACGACCTGAAGCAGAAGAACATCGAGGCCTTCGCCAGCCGTGGGATAAAGACCGTGATGACGATCTGCGCCGGATGCGGGGCGACGCTGAAGAACGATTACGAGACGCCGTTCGAGGTGAAAGACGTCACCGAGATCCTCACGGAGTACGGGATCGAGCTCCCGTCGAAACTCGACGTCAGGGCGACCTACCACGATCCCTGCCACCTCCTCCGCGGCCAGGGGATCAGCGAGCAGCCGCGGACACTCCTGCGCCTGGGGGTCCGGGAGTTCGTGGAGATGCCGACGCAGTGCTGCGGGGCCGGCGGCGGCGTCCGCTCAGGGGTGCCGGAAGAGGCAAAAGCCCTCGGGGCGAAACGCGACGAGTGCGTGAAGGGAACCGGCGCGGACGTCGTGGTGACGGTCTGCCCGTTCTGCGAGTTCCATATCGCCGACTGCACGGACGTGCCCGTCAAGAACCTGACGACGATCCTGCTCGAAGGGTACCGGAAGAAGGACGCGGAGCGGAAAGGATCTTCATAA